One window from the genome of Grus americana isolate bGruAme1 chromosome 2, bGruAme1.mat, whole genome shotgun sequence encodes:
- the LRRC30 gene encoding leucine-rich repeat-containing protein 30 translates to MGTEHSKNEGRRSTFFLRKGPKLPAWEDALLSGKEPKSLLKRGLRYVSLSLIMKGMTSVPDFLWGLPEVQKLNLSRNQLVVIPPSLGKLDRLVVLNLGGNRLKCLPKEIGLLRNLKVLFVNMNCLTEVPAELSLCRKLEVLSLSHNCISQLPLSLTDLTSLRKLNLSNNRFVQIPLCIFALRTLDFLHLGSNRLENIAESVQYLVNLQIFIIENNNIRTLPRSLCFITTLELLNIDYNAIQTLPDDLYLLCRLPRIAWNPMDKGLHIAHNPLSRPLPEVVEGGLDVLFNYLREKKEHN, encoded by the coding sequence ATGGGAACTGAGCACTCGAAGAACGAGGGGCGAAGAAGCACcttttttctgaggaaaggTCCAAAGTTGCCTGCGTGGGAAGATGCTCTTCTCTCAGGGAAAGAGCCCAAGTCACTGCTGAAACGGGGCTTGCGTTATGTCAGCTTGAGCCTCATAATGAAAGGGATGACCAGCGTGCCTGACTTCTTGTGGGGACTGCCCGAGGTGCAGAAACTGAACCTTTCACGCAACCAGTTGGTGGTGATTCCTCCTTCACTGGGGAAACTGGACAGGCTGGTAGTGCTGAACTTGGGTGGGAACCGCCTCAAGTGTCTGCCTAAAGAGATTGGGCTgctgaggaacctgaaggtcTTGTTTGTCAATATGAATTGCCTGACAGAAGTGccagcagagctcagcttgTGCAGGAAGCTGGAGGTCTTGAGTCTCTCCCACAACTGCATCTCACAGTTGCCTTTGAGCCTCACAGACCTGACGAGTTTGAGGAAACTGAACCTCAGTAACAACCGCTTTGTGCAAATTCCCCTCTGCATTTTTGCACTGAGGACCTTAGACTTCTTGCACCTAGGGTCCAACAGGCTTGAAAACATCGCAGAAAGTGTCCAGTATCTGGTCAATCTGCAAATCTTTATCATAGAGAATAACAACATACGCACCCTGCCACGGTCCCTCTGCTTCATCACCACTCTGGAGTTACTAAACATTGATTACAACGCCATACAGACTCTCCCGGATGACCTCTACCTGCTGTGCCGGCTGCCACGCATTGCGTGGAACCCGATGGACAAAGGCCTCCACATCGCCCACAACCCCTTGTCCCGGCCCCTGCCCGAGGTTGTCGAGGGGGGGCTGGATGTCCTCTTCAACTACctcagggagaaaaaggagcaCAACTGA